The Saprospiraceae bacterium sequence GGTATTTAATAATATCGAAATTTATATTAAGATTTATCAGCGAGGACGATGGTTTCCTGATATTTTGCCTTTAGTTTTTTGATTGATTCATTCCATGATCCAAAGTCAGCTTTTTCGAGCATGAGTTTTTTATTTTTTATATCCATTTCAAGTATCACGGTTTTGTCCTTAAGTGTGTAAGATATTTTATAATCTATCAAATCATTTGATTCAGAAAAATTCTGAGGCACATTGTTGACAACTTTGCCTTGGGGAATTTCAAGCTCAATGGTATATTTGTACTGGGTAAGGTTGTCGAAGTCATACTTGGACTCCCTGTTTTGTTCTATGATATTTTTTTCAAATGGCTTCACAAGCATGAGGGATATAAATGATTGCTTTCCGGTGGCGACCATAAAGTTTTCCAGCGTAAACGAGTAATCAATACTATAGGGAAGGTCTCTCTCACGGATATTTTCTTCTTTAAAGTCTTTGAGTTTGAATTTATTGTTGCCTTTGAGCAAGAGGTCTTTTATCTTATTGAATCGTTTTTCTTTAGTGGCATCACCCAGAGAATGCAACACATTGCTGCGACTAAGTCCGTGCGTCTGATAAGATGCTTTGCCGTGGATGGTATTTTGCTGGGTATGAATCCGGATAAGCTCCTGCTGTAGATTCATCTCGGGAGATACTACTGGTACTTTTTCTATAGAGAATGAATCACCACGCTGTATAAGTGCTTCTTTACCCTGTATAAATCCGGTGGGCAGACCATACCCCGTCTCAGTATCTGTGGCATCAAGAAATATCGTCTTACCATCCAGCGTGATACTGGCTATCATATGATCATCTACTCCTGGCGTAGCCACATCTGCGTAGGTGTATGGAAGTCGGCGTGTACCGATCCAGCACAGATTGACGTCTTTGATACCTGCATATCTGGCCATAGTGGTGATGATACTCGACATGTCCTTGCAGTCTCCGAATTTTCTCTCATATACCAGTGAGGCTTCTCTTGGGATAAAACCTTCATACCCGTATTCAAAAGCCACATACTTGATATGATCTTTCACCCAATAGTAGATGGCTTTGATTTTTTCTTCATCGGTGTTCAGGTTTGTTGTAATTTTTTTGGTGGTTTCAACGAGTTCGGCATCATCTTTTTTATTGATGGCAGAAACAAAATTTTTATAATAATTGTAAAGATTACCTACATTTCCCAGTACGGGCACTGATTTGTCATCAAGTTTATAACTCCTGATATATACCATGATGTGTGGTGCGATATGGAGTACTCCCGGATGATTACTCTCAAACTTTAAGGGTTTGCCGTTTTTTCTTGTCCATCGGTATATATTCTTTTTACGTTTGCTGGTCTGACTGAACTCAATATCATTGGCTACATTGTTGAAGATTTTGTAGCCTATCTCTATATCTTTATCCACGCTTATCTCAAGTGTGGACTCTTCTACCGGTATATGTCCTGAAAATACAAATTTATGAAGCAGAAACGGGTCTAAGAATTCGGACTGATAGCTGTATATCTTTTTCGCCCCTATATCGAGATTGGTAAAAAGAAGTTTTTTGGATTTTAAATCGCTATGAAATACGCTGCCCGATGACTCTGCTACATCAGAAAGCTCTTTCACAGGAATTTTTTTCTCCTTTCCATCGATTTTTACTGAAGTAAAGCCCTCGTATGACTTCAGAGGAACAAGCTGAGAAAAAGAAAGATTTTCTGCATTGTTGTGAATACCATTTTCTGAAAGAATGACTGACTCAAAATAATTGTCCTGAAGGATAGATGGCTTTTTATCCTGGATAGAAAAGTCATAGGTCTGGCTTTCTTTGATGATGAGTTCGCTATATCCGGGATATCGTTTTTTCATTTCGTTGATATCACTCTGAGCAGATAGGTTTAGGACTATCAGGCACGTCATCATGATAAAACAACCTTG is a genomic window containing:
- a CDS encoding DUF3857 domain-containing protein yields the protein MNKNSAQGCFIMMTCLIVLNLSAQSDINEMKKRYPGYSELIIKESQTYDFSIQDKKPSILQDNYFESVILSENGIHNNAENLSFSQLVPLKSYEGFTSVKIDGKEKKIPVKELSDVAESSGSVFHSDLKSKKLLFTNLDIGAKKIYSYQSEFLDPFLLHKFVFSGHIPVEESTLEISVDKDIEIGYKIFNNVANDIEFSQTSKRKKNIYRWTRKNGKPLKFESNHPGVLHIAPHIMVYIRSYKLDDKSVPVLGNVGNLYNYYKNFVSAINKKDDAELVETTKKITTNLNTDEEKIKAIYYWVKDHIKYVAFEYGYEGFIPREASLVYERKFGDCKDMSSIITTMARYAGIKDVNLCWIGTRRLPYTYADVATPGVDDHMIASITLDGKTIFLDATDTETGYGLPTGFIQGKEALIQRGDSFSIEKVPVVSPEMNLQQELIRIHTQQNTIHGKASYQTHGLSRSNVLHSLGDATKEKRFNKIKDLLLKGNNKFKLKDFKEENIRERDLPYSIDYSFTLENFMVATGKQSFISLMLVKPFEKNIIEQNRESKYDFDNLTQYKYTIELEIPQGKVVNNVPQNFSESNDLIDYKISYTLKDKTVILEMDIKNKKLMLEKADFGSWNESIKKLKAKYQETIVLADKS